Within Flavobacterium pisciphilum, the genomic segment AAGAGAAAAATGTAAAAGGAATCTTGAAACTTCAAGGAACGGTTACTGTACCACCAAAAAGTGTTGTGAGTATAAGTATTCCATTAGGAGGATATATTAAGAAAACGGATTTAATGGCTGGAATGCACGTTAGAAAAGGGCAGTTGCTAGCAGTAGTAGAAGATATGCAGTACATACAGCTTCAGCAAGATTATCTTACTGCTAAAGAAAAGTTTCAATTATCTCAAAGCGAATACAACAGACAAAAAGAGCTTAATGCTAAGAAGGCAAGCAGTGATAAGTTGTTTGAACAAACAGCAACAGAAATGCAAACGCAGCGCATCAACATGGCATCATTGGCGCAGAAACTAACGTTGTTGGGGATTAATGTAAAAACGCTTACAGCCTCAAACATTAGCAAAACAGTAGCTATAACTTCACCAATTAATGGTTTGGTTTCTAAGGTAAATGTAAACGTAGGTAAATATATTTCGCCAACAGATATGCTTTTTGAATTAATGGAAACAAGCGATATTGTACTTGTTATGAATGCTTTTGAGAAAGATGTACACTTACTTTCGGTAGGACAAGCAGTAACAGCTTTTACGAATAGTAATCCATCAAAAAAGTATACTGCAAAAATCGCCTATATAAACCAAAGCCTTAATGGAGACAGAGCGGCTGAGGTAGTTTGCAAAATGAACCAATACGATAGTTCATTACTACCGGGACTATTTATTAATGCCGAAGCTGAATTTGAAAATGAAAAAGCACTCACGGTACCAGAAGATGCAGTGGTGAGATGGCAGGGAGAGTTTTTTGTCTTTTCGGATACAGGAAATAATAATTATAAGATGATTGCTGTAGCTCCGGGAACAACTAATGATGGTTACCGTCAAATTAAGTCGGCTCTAATCAATTCATCATCAAAAATCGTTACAAAAAATGCTTACACACTTTTAATGACATTCATGAATAGTGGTGAATAATAGCATTTTATAATGGAATAATAAAAGGGTAGTCTAGATAATAGGCTACCCTTTTTTGATGCAATATAATAGGAAGACAACATTGAAAAGGAATTATTATTTCTAATAGGATAGGGTATATTCTTTAGCGATTTATTCTATTTTTAAAGAGAAATTGTTAAACACAATAATCGATACTTTTATGTTCTTAATTATCAGATTTAAATATTGTACTATTAGTAGTGTTAAAAAATAAACTATTGGTTTTACAGGCTGTTTTAAAGTTCATGTTATGTAGTTTTTCTATATTTTTTTTTATATTTACTTTAAAATAAGTATGACTTTAAACATATTTTAAATGTGTTGTAAGGGCATAATTTCCTTTAAGCTTCTAGTGTTTTAAGAATAATAAATAAAGCAACTCGGTTTAAAAATCTCCCCCTATGATTTTTAATGATAGCTATTCCATGAATACTATTAAATTGGACTACACCATTAATAATCAACTTTTTTTGAGATTATAGTAATGCAAAACGAGCTTTGTTTTGTGAAAAGATTTAAACAGAATACGATGAAAAAAATTACACATCATTATGGAGTAGAGCTCGATTGGATTGAGCCGCTCGCAAAAGAATTAGAAGGAAAAGTTGATGGTAATTTTATTTTAGTTCCAGATTATATTCACACAGGAAATAGGTATGTTTTAAATTGCGATCCTAATATTTCAGTGCAATATTTAGATGTTGAATATAATTCAGAAATTCATTTAAGCCAAGATAACAAGACAGATGATTTTATAGGAATCTATTATGACCTTACAGAGGGGAGAGCCGCCTTATTAACAGATGATGTTGTAAATCGCATCGGAAGATGGAGCTACAATATGGCTATTATTGATAGCGCGTTGCGTTCAGACTATATTGTAAAACCCGGAAGTAAAACATTTGCCCTTTGCATATTTATAAAGAAAGAAGCTATTAAAGGATACTTTCAAAACAACGCTCCATTTAAAAATCATATCGACAATCTACTGAACTCCGAAATCAATAAGATAATTAGATTCACAAGGATGAGCAATAAAAGCTATAATCTTCTGATGAATCTGAGAGCTAAAGACCTACGAGAAGTATCGTTTGAATTTCATTTAAGAGGAACGGTACTAAATCTTATAGCAGAGTTTATAGAACAAATGGTCCTTGATGAAATGGTGATTGATACTGTTGATGAAAATGACTTAGCTAATATTATAAGATCCAAAATTTATCTAACAGCAAACATAAAAAATGCTTTTCCTAGCATTCCCTTTTTGGCACAAGAAGTAGGTATGTCAGTGTCAAAATATAAAAAACTCTTCAAAAAAATTACTGGAATGACTCCAAATCATTTTTTTATGAATAACAAATTACTAGAATCCAAGAGACTTTTGGAAGAAAAGAGATTAACAATCAATCAGGTTTCAGAAGAATTAAATTTTGCTAGTAGCTCGTATTTCATTACAAAATTTAAAGATTCATTTGGGATGTCTCCAAAGAATTTTATTAAACAATTGTAGATGATAGAACTTAATCACACCTATACTTTAACAGCTGATTGGCAAAAACAATTTACTAAACAGCTAGTTGAACGGTTTGGAGCGGAGTTAATTGATGACAAATTGCTACTCATGCCTAAAAGTATTGCAGATGGAAGTTTCTATTATACGGAAGTTGTTCCTGGGTTGTCAGTTGTAATTTGGGATTTAAAATTTAATAGGCCAATTAAAATTAGAAGACATAAATCAGAAGACGATTTGTATATAATTCATTATAATTTTAATGATGCCATGAATTTGGTTGATATTCAAGAGACAAATAATGAAATTGGATATAAGGCTGATTTTGGAATTGGCGTATTTGATAATGCTGAAGACAAAATCCTTCAGCCGCTAGTAGGAGAACGTATTTTTGCAATGCGAATAGTGGTTGCCAAAGATTTATTAAATTTTTCGGTTATTAACGATGCGAAAAGTGAGTTTGATAAACGAAAAGCAAAAAAGAGTAAAGACGGCATTTTTTTTTATGACACTATTGATAGTGAGAGCATGCTTATTTTGCACACTGTTAAAAACAAATCTTTTCAAGAGCCAGCATTTGATATCTATTTAAGAGGAATCGCACTTAGATTGTTAGGAATATTTATCGATCGCTACTCTAATCAAGATTCAAGCCTTCATTATATGCCCGTAAAAGAAGTGGAGTTCTTGAATATCACCAAAGAATATTTATTAGATAATTTATCTGGAAATTTCCCTGGAATCCTTTTTTTGGCAAAGATGGCAAATATGTCTGTTTCAAAATATACAACATCATTCAAAAAAATGTATGCTACTACACCCAATAATTTCTTTATAAGAGAGAAAATGATTTTGGCAAATGAGCTTGTTAAAAGTGGGAATTTCGAATCATTAATGAACATCTCAAAAGAATTGAATTTTTGCTCATTAAGTTATTTTTCTTCAAAGTATTTTCAACAATTCGGCAAGAAGCCTTCTGAGAATTTTGTAAAATATACCTTTTAAATTTACTTCTATAGTACTGTTTTTCCTAGTGTTTACTTGGCTTCCCCATGTTTATTTACCTCACAATGTGATGGTGAAAAAAGGACTTATTGTGGTATTTTTTAACCGTATTCTTTTGTTTAAAAGTCGTTAATTGCACAATTAAAATTATTTAAATGATTAAAAAAACAAAATTAGGGGTAATACTACTAATTCTATTTATATACAATACCACTTGGGCGCAAAGAGAATCTCAGTTTACACAATACATGTACAATACCACATCTATTAACCCTGCTTATGCAGGTTCACGCGGAGTAATGAGCATTTTTGGCACGCATAGAAACCAGTGGGTTGGTTTAGATGGTGCCCCTATTACGAACGTAGTATCAATTAATGCTCCTATTGAATATAGCAATATAGGATTGGGAGCATCAATTATTAATGACAAAATTGGACCAATGACTGAGAATTCTATTTCAGCTGATTTCTCCTATACTATTAATACTTCAGATGAATATAAACTGTCCTTTGGATTAAAAGCTACAGCTAATTTATTAAATGTAGATTTTACAAAATTGAGTGTCTATGATCCTTCAGATCCAAGGTTTCAAGGGAATATTGATAATAAGTTTTCTCCAAATATAGGAGCAGGGGTTTATTGGCATTCAGATGTATCTTATGTAGGACTTTCGGTTCCAAAAATGTTAGAAACAAGTTATTATGACAAAAGCGCCGACAACACTGCATCGAGTTTTGTAGTCAAAGAGCGCATGAGTTATTATTTAATGGCAGGGTATGTTTTTGATTTGGATTACAATTTAAAATTCAAGCCCTCTATGCTGACAAAAATAGTTAGAGGAACTCCCTTGCAAATGGATTTATCCGCAAATTTCATCTTCGATGAGGTATTTACTGCTGGTATAGCCTATCGATGGAGTGCAGCTATAAGTGGAATGGTTGCCTTTCAGGTATCAGACAATTTGTCAATAGGGTATTCTTATGATGCTGAAACAACCAAATTAGCCAATTATAATTCGGGTTCACATGAAATTTTCTTTCGTTACGAACTGTCTAAAAAACGAAAAATTACTCGTTATCGTTGTTTCTAATTTAATAGCATAAAATAAAAACAAGACAGTTTTATTACACCTAATATTATTTTGAATTCTTAAAGAGCTCAAAATAATATTAGGTGTTTTTATTTATATACCAAGGAATATAAATGGTTTTGTAGTGATAAATTTCTGAGAGCTTTCTCCAGCGTAGGTCTCATTTTTACTCACACTCAATTTTTTGATTGGAGCTTTCTTATTGAAATTAATTTTCTTTAAATCAATCCAAAAAGTATTAGGAGTTTGAACAGTTTCAAAGTAATAAACTAGGTTTTTTTGATCAGAAACAGTTCTCCATCTTGTAGAAGAAATATTAGGTTCCGTTTCAGAGGAAATTCCAAAAGGAACAGAGCAATTTCTGATAACACTAAAAACACTAGCTATAGATGTACGCACATCTGAAGTTTGTGGAATTGCATTGATATAAAATGAAGCTCTGGCAAATCTATCGGCAGCGCGGTTGGTTCCGGGTAACATGATGGTTCCGGGTATGCTTTGCCAGTATTTATTGATGGCTAATTGTTCTTCAAATATAGGTGAGTTTGTCATTACAGTATAAGAGGCATCGTGATGAATTACCAATTTTCCACCTATATATTCAAAAATAGCATTATCACCCGAAGCATCCGAAATAGAAAGATGTAAGGTTGCAAACTTAGTTGTACCTGGGATATAATCAGAAACAATTACAAAATCTTCTTTCCTAAGTTCGTCTACAGCCTCTTTAACGGTGGCAAAGTTATCTAAGACGTATTGTGTCCATGCCGAGATAGCAATTCCTTTTGCACTGCCTTGAGGGTTGTATTTTGGATATTGAGTCTCTGCCAACCATAAGAGATTTGCAACGAGTCCCTTTTCATTGATACCATCAGTAGTAGCAATGTCCCAAGCACTGGTAATGACACTTCCATATTTAGAGGTCCACTTAACGGAGTTTTTGCCTACGTTTCCATCTCTTTGAAATCCTCTGGGGAAAATCCAAATATTGGGATCAATTTCATCTTTCCAGTCCATTGATCGTGCTGTAATCACATTGTTGTTAGGACCTTTATAGACCACTCTTGTACAAGGGTAAACTTCCGTTATCGATGCAGTTAAAAATAGTAGAGAAAGTACGATACTATTTTTTAGGTTTTTGTGTCTTCTCATAAAATGGGGGTTTGAGATTAATTAATAGCTTGATTATAGCTAATTTAAGCAAAAAAAAGAAGAACTTTCTTTTTTAATATTTTACTGCATATAACAATGTATATTTGGCAGTGGTAACCAAAAAAATGTACCTTGGCTGT encodes:
- a CDS encoding efflux RND transporter periplasmic adaptor subunit, with the translated sequence MRTYITAILGMLLIVSCKSDKKEQQNTTEANKQESSIQLTKEQAKNAGLVVGNPQEKNVKGILKLQGTVTVPPKSVVSISIPLGGYIKKTDLMAGMHVRKGQLLAVVEDMQYIQLQQDYLTAKEKFQLSQSEYNRQKELNAKKASSDKLFEQTATEMQTQRINMASLAQKLTLLGINVKTLTASNISKTVAITSPINGLVSKVNVNVGKYISPTDMLFELMETSDIVLVMNAFEKDVHLLSVGQAVTAFTNSNPSKKYTAKIAYINQSLNGDRAAEVVCKMNQYDSSLLPGLFINAEAEFENEKALTVPEDAVVRWQGEFFVFSDTGNNNYKMIAVAPGTTNDGYRQIKSALINSSSKIVTKNAYTLLMTFMNSGE
- a CDS encoding helix-turn-helix domain-containing protein codes for the protein MKKITHHYGVELDWIEPLAKELEGKVDGNFILVPDYIHTGNRYVLNCDPNISVQYLDVEYNSEIHLSQDNKTDDFIGIYYDLTEGRAALLTDDVVNRIGRWSYNMAIIDSALRSDYIVKPGSKTFALCIFIKKEAIKGYFQNNAPFKNHIDNLLNSEINKIIRFTRMSNKSYNLLMNLRAKDLREVSFEFHLRGTVLNLIAEFIEQMVLDEMVIDTVDENDLANIIRSKIYLTANIKNAFPSIPFLAQEVGMSVSKYKKLFKKITGMTPNHFFMNNKLLESKRLLEEKRLTINQVSEELNFASSSYFITKFKDSFGMSPKNFIKQL
- a CDS encoding AraC family transcriptional regulator encodes the protein MIELNHTYTLTADWQKQFTKQLVERFGAELIDDKLLLMPKSIADGSFYYTEVVPGLSVVIWDLKFNRPIKIRRHKSEDDLYIIHYNFNDAMNLVDIQETNNEIGYKADFGIGVFDNAEDKILQPLVGERIFAMRIVVAKDLLNFSVINDAKSEFDKRKAKKSKDGIFFYDTIDSESMLILHTVKNKSFQEPAFDIYLRGIALRLLGIFIDRYSNQDSSLHYMPVKEVEFLNITKEYLLDNLSGNFPGILFLAKMANMSVSKYTTSFKKMYATTPNNFFIREKMILANELVKSGNFESLMNISKELNFCSLSYFSSKYFQQFGKKPSENFVKYTF
- a CDS encoding PorP/SprF family type IX secretion system membrane protein, producing the protein MIKKTKLGVILLILFIYNTTWAQRESQFTQYMYNTTSINPAYAGSRGVMSIFGTHRNQWVGLDGAPITNVVSINAPIEYSNIGLGASIINDKIGPMTENSISADFSYTINTSDEYKLSFGLKATANLLNVDFTKLSVYDPSDPRFQGNIDNKFSPNIGAGVYWHSDVSYVGLSVPKMLETSYYDKSADNTASSFVVKERMSYYLMAGYVFDLDYNLKFKPSMLTKIVRGTPLQMDLSANFIFDEVFTAGIAYRWSAAISGMVAFQVSDNLSIGYSYDAETTKLANYNSGSHEIFFRYELSKKRKITRYRCF
- a CDS encoding linear amide C-N hydrolase — encoded protein: MRRHKNLKNSIVLSLLFLTASITEVYPCTRVVYKGPNNNVITARSMDWKDEIDPNIWIFPRGFQRDGNVGKNSVKWTSKYGSVITSAWDIATTDGINEKGLVANLLWLAETQYPKYNPQGSAKGIAISAWTQYVLDNFATVKEAVDELRKEDFVIVSDYIPGTTKFATLHLSISDASGDNAIFEYIGGKLVIHHDASYTVMTNSPIFEEQLAINKYWQSIPGTIMLPGTNRAADRFARASFYINAIPQTSDVRTSIASVFSVIRNCSVPFGISSETEPNISSTRWRTVSDQKNLVYYFETVQTPNTFWIDLKKINFNKKAPIKKLSVSKNETYAGESSQKFITTKPFIFLGI